Within Runella slithyformis DSM 19594, the genomic segment TATACCTAAAATCTCTTCCTTGACGCAGGCATCGTAGCAGACCAGCCCACCGATCAATATTTTACCCGAGTTTTCGTCTAACGCAAATTCTGCTGAGAGTCGACCGGCCGTGGCACTTTCGGCAAATGCAATGGTCAAATGATGCGATTTCAACAATTTACTGCTTTCAATAACCAAGAGAGATGGCATGATTTTATGATTTATTGGTGCATTAATTACTTGAAAATCAATAAATTATTTTCAAGTGTTGATTATTTTCCCCCCGTTGGGATGAAGCACCTGACCTGATACGTAAGAGCTATCTTGGGAAGCTAAGAAAACGTAAGCTGTGGCTACTTCACAGGGTTGTCCGGCGCGCTGTAAGGGGGTATCTTTTCCAAAATCCGCTAAGGTATTTTCGGATAGAGTTGAAGTGACCAAAGGTGTCAGTACAGGCCCGGGCGCTACGGCATTCACACGAATACCCATGGCTGCCAGGTTTTGAGATAAAGAGCGGGTAAAACTTATCAGTGCCCCTTTGGTGGCAGCATAATCTATCAGCCCTCCGTGGCCCTGATAGGCAAGCACCGAAGCAGTATTGATGACGGCGGCTCCTGCCTTCATGTATTTTAATGCTTCGCGGGTCAGTCGAAAACAGGCAAATACATTGACCTCAAAGGTTTCTTCCCATTGTTGGTCAGAAAGGGTCGTAAAATCATCATTGGGGCGCTGGACGGCGGCGTTGTTGACCAAGATATCGATTTGTCCAAAACGGCCCATGACCGCCTGAACGGCTTGACCCGGAATAAAAGGATCTAAGAGATCACCGCAGATCAACAGGCATTTTTGATGTTCTTTTTCGATCAATTCCTTGGTTGCATAGGCATCTTCCTCTTCGGTAGGGTGGTATATGAGGGCAATATCGGCACCTTCACGTGCAAAATGTAATGCAACAGCTTTGCCAATGCCACTGTCGCCACCCGAAATGAGTGCTACCTTATTCTGCAACTTTTCTGAACCTTTATAGGTCTCACGTATGTAAACAGCCTTCTGCGTAAGGCGATTGGTCAACCCCGGTAAATGACTGTATGTAGTTGTTGTTGAGTTCATAAAATAAGGATATAAAGCT encodes:
- a CDS encoding SDR family oxidoreductase; translated protein: MNSTTTTYSHLPGLTNRLTQKAVYIRETYKGSEKLQNKVALISGGDSGIGKAVALHFAREGADIALIYHPTEEEDAYATKELIEKEHQKCLLICGDLLDPFIPGQAVQAVMGRFGQIDILVNNAAVQRPNDDFTTLSDQQWEETFEVNVFACFRLTREALKYMKAGAAVINTASVLAYQGHGGLIDYAATKGALISFTRSLSQNLAAMGIRVNAVAPGPVLTPLVTSTLSENTLADFGKDTPLQRAGQPCEVATAYVFLASQDSSYVSGQVLHPNGGKIINT